The following coding sequences are from one Methanosarcina sp. WWM596 window:
- a CDS encoding heterodisulfide reductase-related iron-sulfur binding cluster has protein sequence MGFSQLHLNKNTSLQVTKTKLDSLQRAGVELMIHMCPNCHIQYDRYQPVIEKEYGVEYDMVHMNIAQFVALSMGADPYKVCGFQTHSVPLEGFLEKTGIIKIPF, from the coding sequence ATGGGCTTTTCCCAGCTCCACCTTAACAAAAACACCTCTCTCCAGGTAACCAAAACCAAACTTGACAGCCTTCAGAGAGCCGGAGTGGAGTTAATGATCCATATGTGCCCGAACTGCCATATCCAGTACGACCGCTACCAGCCTGTAATTGAAAAAGAGTATGGGGTAGAGTATGACATGGTGCACATGAATATTGCCCAGTTCGTAGCTCTTTCAATGGGAGCAGACCCCTACAAAGTATGCGGTTTCCAGACTCACTCCGTGCCTCTGGAAGGTTTTCTTGAAAAGACCGGTATAATAAAAATCCCGTTTTAA
- a CDS encoding beta-propeller fold lactonase family protein, with protein sequence MKSKTISTILIDIFSIPLLFVGMSNKTHRGNTLIRVLGMMSIVILILVDIVGARPFAYVMSTGNYSNSGIVSVIDTETNSVTTTIALGGYPCEVVATPDGTKLYVVDSGLLSTNVFVIDTATNKLDATVNVDGYPVGVGVHPAGTKVYVTNRGSNTVSVIGTATNSVVATLNVEVDPWAVVVTPDGTKTYVVNRRSNTTSVIDTATHNIITTVNVGNFPIEVTVTPDGTKVYVINTRSNNVSVIDAATNNVTNSISVGSSPFGVAVTPDGTKIYVANQEDNSVSVIDTFKYTVTTTISVGVHPSEVVISPDGTKVYVVNWGDDSVSVINTATNNVINTIPVGIHPTGIAVTPDGTKVFVVNYDSNNVSVIDTATNNVIATIKVENNPVEIALGHFIDSNITDQSTRATSNATEDTGAEETNFSSEEINAIELNMSKNNNSESDNGSSSGGNESSKNNSTPGFGLLGSLTCLYGGWKLRKK encoded by the coding sequence GTGAAAAGTAAAACCATATCAACAATACTTATTGATATTTTTTCTATCCCACTATTGTTTGTTGGAATGTCCAATAAAACACATAGAGGAAACACTCTTATAAGAGTATTAGGAATGATGTCAATTGTGATTTTAATACTGGTGGATATTGTAGGAGCGAGGCCATTTGCATATGTGATGAGTACTGGTAACTATTCGAACAGTGGCATTGTCTCCGTAATTGACACCGAAACCAACAGTGTTACAACTACAATTGCTCTGGGAGGATATCCTTGCGAAGTTGTAGCCACCCCAGACGGAACAAAACTATATGTAGTGGACTCAGGCTTACTCAGCACCAATGTCTTTGTAATTGATACAGCAACAAATAAACTTGATGCCACAGTGAATGTAGATGGTTATCCTGTTGGAGTTGGGGTTCATCCAGCAGGAACAAAGGTATATGTGACGAATCGTGGTAGCAACACTGTCTCAGTAATTGGCACAGCCACAAACAGTGTAGTAGCCACTTTAAACGTTGAAGTTGATCCCTGGGCTGTAGTAGTTACTCCAGATGGTACAAAAACCTATGTTGTGAACCGTCGCAGTAATACTACTTCTGTTATTGATACGGCCACACATAATATTATAACCACTGTTAATGTGGGAAATTTTCCAATTGAAGTTACAGTCACTCCAGATGGAACAAAAGTTTATGTGATAAACACTCGCAGCAATAATGTCTCTGTAATTGACGCAGCAACTAACAATGTTACTAATTCAATTAGCGTAGGGAGTTCCCCTTTTGGAGTCGCAGTCACTCCAGACGGAACAAAAATTTATGTGGCAAATCAAGAAGACAATTCGGTTTCTGTAATTGATACATTCAAATATACTGTTACAACTACCATTTCTGTAGGAGTTCACCCTTCAGAAGTTGTAATTAGTCCTGATGGAACAAAGGTTTATGTGGTAAACTGGGGCGACGATTCGGTTTCTGTAATTAATACAGCAACTAACAATGTTATAAATACAATTCCTGTAGGAATTCACCCAACTGGAATTGCAGTCACTCCAGATGGAACAAAAGTATTTGTGGTGAATTACGATAGCAACAATGTATCTGTAATTGACACAGCCACAAACAATGTTATAGCTACTATAAAAGTAGAAAATAATCCTGTTGAAATAGCCTTAGGGCATTTCATAGATTCTAATATAACTGACCAAAGCACAAGGGCAACTTCCAATGCAACTGAAGATACAGGTGCTGAAGAAACGAACTTCTCATCTGAAGAAATAAACGCTATCGAACTCAATATGTCAAAAAATAATAATTCAGAATCCGATAATGGTAGTAGCTCAGGTGGAAATGAATCAAGTAAAAATAACTCTACTCCAGGTTTTGGATTATTGGGAAGCTTGACCTGCCTGTATGGTGGATGGAAACTCAGGAAAAAGTGA
- a CDS encoding C39 family peptidase, with product MIKNKIGIGSLILAIMLIGIALIPAVSAQKEDNYSVTAEEAFKHANAHMISFIAADAPGFENWTGASIDPNPQELYDINGEKLFYQFSVYKEKKLIGTIDIFANKTLGNSLNDIAFDPYPYNATEAMDKSIEITKENYPDGEITSTKMVVYSYPKIGAMTIVKDKSGVEHRIFVDVYTLDVVPDKPATESELGVWSMSKMILENGVEENLKEWEKSDQLTNSIEQAATDKEVNISVAVTEENINKLSGTVAITDSTSKILGVPLRGQETDYYCIPASCQMIAIYYDKIPTPSQTYIYEYEGGRNQIPLFDEDAEDYCEDELGKSGTVIYTHLTNVDAIDEIDNNRPFFSMITQHSRVCKGYIIQNSYTYLYINDPLPVGSNGTPKLERTYGSSEVERIYVRE from the coding sequence ATGATTAAGAACAAAATTGGAATAGGATCGCTAATTTTAGCAATAATGCTGATTGGCATAGCATTGATACCAGCCGTAAGTGCACAGAAAGAGGATAATTATTCTGTAACTGCTGAAGAAGCTTTTAAGCATGCCAATGCGCACATGATAAGTTTTATAGCAGCTGATGCACCAGGCTTTGAAAACTGGACTGGGGCATCTATTGATCCCAATCCACAGGAGCTTTATGACATAAATGGTGAGAAATTATTTTATCAATTCTCAGTATATAAAGAAAAAAAATTGATAGGTACAATTGACATTTTTGCCAATAAGACTCTTGGAAATTCACTTAACGACATTGCATTTGATCCATACCCGTATAATGCGACCGAAGCTATGGATAAATCAATAGAAATTACCAAAGAAAATTACCCAGATGGAGAAATCACATCAACTAAGATGGTTGTATATAGCTATCCCAAAATAGGGGCAATGACCATAGTAAAGGACAAGTCAGGCGTTGAACATCGGATATTTGTAGATGTATACACCCTTGACGTGGTACCAGATAAACCTGCAACTGAATCCGAGCTTGGTGTTTGGTCAATGTCCAAAATGATATTGGAGAATGGAGTAGAGGAAAATTTAAAAGAATGGGAAAAAAGTGATCAACTCACAAATTCTATAGAACAAGCAGCTACTGATAAGGAAGTTAATATTAGTGTAGCAGTCACGGAAGAAAATATTAATAAACTCAGTGGCACTGTAGCGATAACGGATTCAACAAGTAAAATACTTGGTGTTCCTCTTCGTGGACAAGAAACTGACTATTACTGTATTCCGGCAAGTTGTCAAATGATTGCCATTTACTATGACAAAATCCCGACTCCGAGCCAAACATACATCTATGAATATGAGGGTGGAAGAAATCAAATACCTCTTTTTGATGAAGATGCAGAGGATTATTGTGAAGATGAGTTAGGAAAGTCTGGGACAGTAATATATACACATCTTACTAACGTTGATGCTATTGATGAGATTGACAATAATAGACCTTTTTTTAGTATGATTACGCAGCATAGTAGAGTTTGCAAAGGATACATAATCCAAAATTCGTATACATATTTGTATATTAATGATCCACTACCTGTGGGGTCGAATGGTACACCAAAACTTGAACGCACCTATGGTAGTAGCGAAGTTGAACGTATATATGTGAGGGAGTAA